Proteins found in one Labeo rohita strain BAU-BD-2019 chromosome 11, IGBB_LRoh.1.0, whole genome shotgun sequence genomic segment:
- the LOC127173313 gene encoding uncharacterized protein C2orf73 homolog: protein MEKQVYHYAEICLPRKKKVWESFHSNTFRIFDETVPERLDPVRVYQNHKRHARDPRESETRNVPHPHNARFITTNVRFLNEPIAHMKTRHAETDQFTWWSNSPKEDGPVKAPYSKGSTQRSDFQPIRAAPVRERETNRPAATGIIPALNSFEQSEKPQDFHRCE, encoded by the exons ATGGAAAAGCAAGTGTACCATTATGCAGAAATATGTCTGCCTCGAAAAAAGAAGGTTTGGGAATCTTTCCA TTCAAACACCTTCAGGATCTTTGATGAGACAGTGCCGGAGCGTCTCGATCCGGTCCGTGTCTATCAGAACCATAAACGCCATGCAAGAGACCCACGAGAGTCTGAGACCCGCAACGTCCCACATCCTCACAACGCCAGATTCATCACGACGAATGTCAGATTCCTTAATGAGCCCATCGCTCACATGAAGACGAGACATGCTGAGACAGACCAG TTTACCTGGTGGTCAAACAGCCCTAAAGAAGATGGACCCGTGAAAGCTCCTTACAGTAAAGGCAGCACTCAGAGAAGTGATTTCCAGCCGATCAGAGCCGCTCCGGTCAGAGAACGAGAGACAAACAGACCCGCAGCCACAGGAATCA TCCCTGCTCTGAATTCCTTTGAGCAATCAGAAAAACCCCAGGATTTTCATAGATGTGAATGA